Proteins encoded in a region of the Candidozyma auris chromosome 7, complete sequence genome:
- a CDS encoding exosome non-catalytic core subunit MTR3 → MSTDRRRLTGPSDVKTPLRGISSGASTLPKKFSPPDSSPRKFFVKSGLTKNANGSAYLEAGTTIVEVGVYGPRPIRGSFIDRASFSVECKFLPYLTQPNEVIFNGSDKRNARTSLTHIEHRISKYVETAFLPSICLEKYPKSAIDIYVNVIAFDAQTQTLSNLVAWVVNCTALALVDSAIEVKDLVTGGHARMEHDGEVKMDAVVDSGDETVEGTECVASFMKMHENQMVAIWVESNGSLEVDEQGLEKLMNGCDTMATEVRKNLNGYLLSVANGNE, encoded by the coding sequence atGAGCACCGACAGAAGACGTCTCACAGGTCCCAGCGACGTCAAAACGCCCCTTAGAGGTATCTCCCTGGGAGCAAGCACATTACCCAAAAAATTCAGCCCTCCAGACTCCTCCCCCCGCAAGTTCTTTGTCAAATCAGGACTCACGAAAAACGCCAATGGCCTGGCATATCTCGAGGCGGGAACGACCATCGTCGAAGTGGGTGTCTACGGTCCTCGTCCGATCCGTGGCTCCTTCATCGACAGAGCGTCTTTTTCCGTCGAGTGCAAGTTTCTTCCGTACTTGACACAACCTAACGAGGTTATCTTCAACGGCAGCGATAAGCGAAACGCCAGAACGTCCCTAACACATATCGAGCACAGAATTAGCAAGTACGTGGAAACGGCGTTCTTGCCGTCGATCTGCCTTGAAAAATACCCCAAGTCGGCCATCGATATTTATGTGAATGTGATTGCCTTCGATGCTCAGACACAGACGTTGTCCAACTTAGTAGCGTGGGTGGTCAATTGCACGGCGTTGGCGTTGGTGGATTCGGCCATAGAAGTCAAGGATTTGGTGACAGGCGGGCATGCACGAATGGAGCACGACGGCGAAGTCAAGATGGATGCGGTCGTGGACAGTGGAGACGAAACGGTGGAAGGAACAGAGTGTGTGGCGAGTTTCATGAAGATGCACGAGAACCAGATGGTGGCGATTTGGGTGGAGAGCAATGGTTCACTCGAGGTGGATGAGCAGGggttggagaagttgatgaacGGCTGTGACACGATGGCCACAGAGGTCAGGAAGAACCTCAACGGTTACTTGTTGCTGGTGGCCAATGGAAATGAATGA
- the CHO2 gene encoding phosphatidylethanolamine N-methyltransferase, whose product MRGSRPNSNIPKPYYYIRSGSAARKPQTNRNSAPISSNSLSIASVQMSQGITFRGETFAVPETHDMVKTLFDPSVRKSVCESIILVLLAANGVIFLLPSADAQIKVFIALYVFWRFCYNFGIGYLLNQQSNRFRLVGWAKKLRLFEKNSSSKLAHFAQMEIKSQMGPEYSISAYPVDFNTWLIFRKVVDLILMSDFTTFVCLVVACCLKDNYQFLHGQPVWAVTARIVVGISLILFNLWVKVNAHNTIKDYAWYWGDFFFRQINNEDLIFDGVFEMFPHPMYSVGYIGYYGFALIAKSYTVLVVAVFGHFLQMVFLRFIENPHIDKIYGPSANENSLQQLINYKDLANFDNAKPLVGLANFNVLRASDVINLINCVTYSAFIPVLASLTAYDVSAVSRILFYLTVAMKVLESFSIDIVLVLQSEFKTFTKWYLSNNVPVEKSLNNFAVLYNSFINLTYASFIGMNLFKVLTWCQFQHLFFTEYLYLRIFMGVMLVVTQVWINASIIDSIGYFGWFYGDFFIPKSSFMPQRAHLTKAGVYRYLNNPEQVFGVCGVMGVTLMLPTFDNLVICLIWVVNNFIRINFIEKNHMIKIYGEDEVLQDSGVTKTVKKHLLPEGIEKKLSRSDSQKRQAATTSLMVSFDAFMKELRATTSLFSKQSIADLSQNKYFANSDYHLEITDLHETESIPFKYVGQPVQVKFSAPQGHSSKDWVGLYKITHTSYSRYRTLISSNSRWDWTGPETTGFIKFSHEKLFWEEGLYEFRYHIDGKHDVGFISSPFEIKCPKIKVPSTGADAPELAEELKKAIFANMLTAKIEIDIPIYSCIGKNDDIVAIYTRLAQLISKCTGVNVSKRFLIYNDNESGNKFTILDLATKLVSINNALSELSVDEREHLSKEKKTQ is encoded by the coding sequence ATGCGCGGGTCCCGGCCAAATTCCAACATACCAAAGCCCTACTACTATATAAGAAGCGGATCCGCCGCCAGAAAACCTCAAACCAACCGGAATTCTGCCCCCATCTCCTCCAATTCCCTCTCAATTGCTTCCGTCCAGATGTCCCAGGGAATTACTTTCCGGGGCGAGACCTTCGCCGTGCCCGAGACCCACGATATGGTGAAGACGCTCTTTGACCCCAGCGTGAGGAAGCTGGTGTGTGAGCTGATCAtattggtgcttttggcGGCCAACGGCgtgattttcttgcttcCGCTGGCCGACGCCCAGATCAAGGTATTCATTGCCCTTTACGTGTTCTGGCGTTTTTGCTACAACTTCGGTATTGGCTACTTGCTCAACCAGCAGCTGAACAGGTTCAGACTAGTCGGGTGGGCTAAAAAATTGCGtttgtttgagaagaactCTCTGTCGAAGTTGGCTCATTTCGCCCAGATGGAGATCAAGTCCCAAATGGGCCCAGAGTACTCGATTTCTGCTTACCCGGTGGATTTCAACACATGGTTGATTTTCCGTAAAGTCGTTgatttgatcttgatgcTGGACTTCACTACGTTTGTGTGTCTTGTAGTTGCTTGCTGTCTTAAAGACAACTACCAGTTTTTGCACGGACAGCCTGTTTGGGCGGTGACGGCTCGAATTGTCGTTGGAATCTCCCTCATTTTGTTCAACTTGTGGGTGAAAGTCAATGCTCATAACACCATTAAGGACTATGCGTGGTACTGGGGcgatttcttcttcagacaGATCAACAACGAAGATTTGATCTTTGATGGCGTGTTTGAGATGTTTCCTCACCCCATGTACTCTGTGGGTTACATTGGGTACTATGGATTTGCTCTCATTGCCAAATCTTACACGGTGTTGGTGGTGGCCGTTTTCGGTCACTTCTTGCAAATGGTGTTCTTGCGCTTCATTGAAAACCCCCATATCGATAAGATTTACGGGCCTTCGGCCAACGAAAACAGCTTGCAGCAGTTGATCAACTACAAGGATTTGGCCAATTTTGATAACGCCAAGCCCTTGGTTGGgttggccaacttcaacGTATTGAGAGCAAGCGACgtgatcaacttgatcaactgTGTCACCTACCTGGCTTTTATTCCTGTCTTGGCCTCTCTTACCGCGTACGATGTCTCTGCCGTGAGCCGAATTCTCTTCTACTTGACTGTGGCCATGAAAGTGCTCGAGTCCTTTTCTATCGATATCGTTTTGGTTCTCCAAAGCGAGTTCAAGACCTTCACCAAATGGTACCTCTCCAATAACGTTCCTGTTGAAAAATCCCTCAACAACTTTGCCGTTCTCTAcaactccttcatcaacttgacCTACGCCTCGTTTATTGGTAtgaacttgttcaaggtgCTCACTTGGTGTCAGTTCCAGCACTTGTTCTTTACTGAATACCTCTACTTGCGAATCTTTATGGGCGTGATGCTTGTCGTTACCCAGGTCTGGATCAATGCCTCCATCATTGATCTGATTGGCTACTTTGGCTGGTTTTACGGCGACTTCTTCATTCCCAAGTCTTCCTTTATGCCCCAAAGAGCGCATTTGACCAAAGCTGGTGTGTACCGTTACTTGAACAACCCCGAGCAAGTTTTCGGCGTCTGTGGCGTCATGGGGGTCACTTTGATGTTGCCCACTTTCGACAACCTCGtgatttgcttgatttgggtcgtcaacaacttcatcagaATCAATTTCATCGAAAAGAACCACATGATCAAGATCTACGGAGAGGATGAGGTTCTTCAAGACAGTGGTGTCACCAAGACCGTCAAGAAACACTTGTTGCCTGAGGGTatcgagaagaagctcagTAGGTCGGATTCCCAGAAGCGCCAAGCTGCCACCACGTCGTTGATGGTGTCTTTTGACGCTTTCatgaaggagttgagagCCACCACCAGCTTATTCTCCAAACAGAGCATCGCCGATTTGTCCCAAAACAAGTACTTCGCCAATAGTGACTACCATTTGGAGATTACAGATTTACACGAGACAGAATCTATTCCTTTCAAATACGTTGGTCAGCCTGTTCAAGTCAAATTCTCTGCTCCTCAGGgccattcttcaaaagactgGGTTGGTTTGTACAAGATCACACATACGTCGTACTCTCGTTACAGAACATTGATCTCGTCCAACTCTCGCTGGGACTGGACTGGTCCAGAGACTACTggcttcatcaagttttcCCATGAAAAGTTGTTTTGGGAAGAAGGTCTCTACGAGTTCAGATACCACATTGATGGAAAGCACGACGTTGGTTTTATTTCTTCGCCGTTTGAGATCAAATGTCCCAAGATCAAAGTTCCTTCCACCGGTGCCGATGCTCCAGAGTTGgctgaggagctcaaaaaggCTATATTTGCCAATATGTTGACAGCTAAGATTGAAATTGATATACCAATCTACCTGTGTATCGGCAAAAATGACGATATTGTCGCCATCTACACAAGGCTTGCCCAGCTTATCAGCAAATGCACCGGTGTCAACGTCAGCAAGAGGTTTTTGATCTACAACGACAACGAAAGCGGCAACAAGTTCACCATTCTTGACTTGGCAACAAAGTTGGtctccatcaacaacgcCTTGTCTGAGTTGCTGGTGGACGAGCGTGAGCATTTGTcgaaagaaaagaaaacacAATAG
- a CDS encoding MFS transporter, which translates to MGRSETVETQDSVLELDTGLFDGNDFGETYIRKALVLNHALDKIGFGRYQVGLFIVAGFGWFQDNAWPSVTAYILPRLIEVDGVHYPEGRSPYLLLSQSFGLLAGAVFWSFSADIIGRRWAFNITFLIIGIFGICSGASPNFAAAGCFCALWSFGVGGNLPVDSAIMLEALPTNKKWLLTVMSVWWAIGQVVCALISWGLISNYSCSDSSNCSAKDNRGWRYFVYTLGGLTLVMFLARFLTPVYESPTFHMGRGNDAKAVEIIHKIAHINRTVSALTVEDLQIVDDDVQLEREVGAQNKGNQLLRNRIKKYNLSRIRQCFGSRRLALSSSLVILSWGLIGLAFPLYTAFLPTYLEQRGSANKQLSVGETYRNTLIVAVVGIPGAIIAGIMVELRTGRKGVLFLSLILTGVVLFGSTTAKTPDSYLAWNCFFSFFSNIMYGTLYAYTPEIFPTKIRGTAVGLAASANRVFSVFSPIIAIFADLTTPAPIYTSGALFLVSAFLVLLYPYEPHGKHSL; encoded by the coding sequence ATGGGTAGGTCAGAAACAGTGGAGACCCAAGACTCAGTGCTAGAGCTCGACACGGGGCTCTTTGACGGGAACGATTTCGGAGAAACCTACATCAGAAAAGCGCTAGTGCTTAACCATGCTCTTGACAAAATCGGTTTTGGCCGCTACCAAGTGGGCCTTTTTATAGTGGCTGGTTTTGGTTGGTTCCAGGATAATGCCTGGCCGTCGGTCACAGCGTATATTTTACCCCGGTTGATTGAGGTGGATGGTGTCCACTATCCAGAGGGAAGATCACCATATTTGCTTTTGTCGCAGAGCTTTGGTCTTTTGGCGGGAGCCGTATTCTGGTCCTTTTCTGCCGATATCATTGGCAGACGGTGGGCGTTCAACATCACTTTCTTGATCAttggtatttttggaaTCTGTTCTGGAGCTAGTCCCAATttcgctgctgctggctgTTTTTGTGCTTTGTGGAGCTTTGGCGTCGGTGGGAACTTGCCTGTGGACTCTGCTATTATGCTTGAAGCACTACctacaaacaaaaaatggCTCTTGACCGTGATGTCTGTGTGGTGGGCAATTGGACAGGTTGTGTGTGCACTTATACTGTGGGGGTTGATTTCCAACTACAGCTGCAGCGACTCGAGCAACTGCTCGGCCAAGGACAACAGAGGATGGCGGTACTTTGTTTACACTCTTGGAGGGCTcacgttggtgatgtttttggCAAGGTTCTTGACGCCAGTTTACGAAAGTCCCACGTTCCATATGGGCAGGGGAAACGATGCCAAAGCAGTCGAGATTATTCACAAAATTGCCCACATCAACAGAACGGTGCTGGCATTGACAGTGGAGGACTTGCAAATCGTGGACGACGATGTCCAGCTAGAAAGAGAAGTAGGGGCACAAAACAAGGGCAATCagctcttgagaaacagAATCAAAAAGTACAATCTCTCGAGAATCCGCCAGTGCTTTGGATCTCGCCGGCttgctctttcttccaGCCTTGTCATTCTTTCGTGGGGCCTTATTGGCCTTGCTTTTCCTTTGTACACTGCCTTTCTTCCGACGTACTTGGAGCAAAGAGGCCTGGCAAATAAGCAGCTCAGTGTTGGCGAAACATACAGAAACACCTTGATCGTGGCGGTTGTGGGTATTCCAGGAGCCATCATAGCAGGCATTATGGTTGAACTACGTACGGGGAGAAAAGGTGTTTTGTTCCTTTCTCTAATCTTGACTGGGGTGGTTCTTTTTGGTTCCACCACTGCAAAGACGCCAGACTCGTATTTGGCATGGaattgtttcttctctttcttctccaacatcaTGTACGGGACTTTATACGCTTACACGCCCGAGATCTTCCCAACAAAGATCCGAGGAACTGCTGTTGGGCTTGCTGCGTCTGCAAATCGAGTGTTTAGCGTCTTTTCTCCCATCATAGCGATTTTCGCCGACTTGACGACTCCAGCGCCAATCTACACGTCCGGGGCGTTGTTTTTGGTTTCTGCGTTTCTCGTGTTGCTCTATCCTTATGAGCCCCATGGAAAACACAGTTTGTAA